GCCGGATCCCCAGAATAACCTTTCATGGGGATGTGTTATTCCCGGTGTGGATTATATGCCGCCTTTGTCTTCCACTTTTCAGAGATATGATAAAAAAAAGCCTGTTCGTCTCTTTTTTGGTTGTCCTGGCCGTTGCGGCCCCGATCCTTTCCCGGGGGGGTGCCGTTGCAGAGGCTGGCTCCGCCTTCAATACCCTGCGCATCGTGCCGGGGGATGCCGCCCCGCCCCCCGATTTTACATTTCCCGACCTGGAGGGGAAACCGCACCGCCTGCGGGACCTGAAGGGAAAGGTCGTTATCCTCGCTTTTTTCGCCACCTGGTGTCCGCTCTGCAACGAGGAGATGCCCCGCCTCAAGGCCATCCATGAGAAATACAAGGACCGGGGGCTGACCGTTCTCGCCGTTTCGATCGATCGCGCCGGGGCGGGGCTGGTGCGCGCCTGGGTCAAAGAGAAAAAACTCACCTATCCCGTTCTCCACGATCAGCGCTACGCCTCCCGGAGATCGCACAACGTCCGGTTCGTGCCGACGGTCTATTTGCTCGATCGGCAGCAGAAACTGGCGGCCTGGGTGATCGGCGCCGCCGACTGGGATCGCGGGAAGGGCGCTTCTCTCATCGAGCGTCTCCTGAAAGCGCCGGAGCGGGAAAAATCCTCGGCTGTGCCGAAGAAAACCACACAGCGCCCGTAGCGCTTTTCGATACGCATTTCTTGTCGCATGCTTCTTCCTCTCTTGGGGTAAGATCTGCGTGCCCCGCCGGTTGGGCGGGGTTGAAACCCGTTTTGGCCTGGGGGGCCGGAAGATGCCGCTGGATCCGACACTGATCGTCATCACCGATCGGGAGATTCTCGCCCGGGCCTCGGGAATGCCGCTTCCGGATGCCGTCCGGGCGGCGGCGGCCGGGGGCGCCACGATGATTCAGTTGCGGGAGAAGGAACTCGGCGGCGGGGAGATGCTCCGCACCGCGGATGCGCTCAAGGCGGCCCTCGAGGGAACCGGCTGCGCCCTGACGATCAACGATCGGCTCGATGTGGCGCTGGCCTGCGGCGCGGCGGGCGTGCATCTGGGGCAGAGCGACCTTCCGCTTCCCCGGGCGCGGGCGGTCGGCGGGGAGAAACTCATCTACGGTGTCTCCGGAGGAAAGCCCGAGTGGGCGGCCCGGGCGGCGGCCGATGGGGCGGACTACATCGGCGCCGGGCCGATCCGTGCGACCGGCAGCAAGGCGGACGCCCGCGCGCCCATCGGCGTCGAAGGGCTTGCCGAGGTTCTCTCCCATGCGGGCGGCGTGCCCGTTGTGGCGATCGGCGGTGTCACGGCGGAATGGGTGGCGCCGGTCATCGAAGCGGGGGCGAGCGGCATCGCGGTCATCGGCGCGGTGATGGGCGCGCCCGACCCGGAGGCTGCGGCGCGGGGGCTGCGCCGCCTGATCGATGGGGCGAAAAGATGAACCAGGACGCACCTCAGAGCGCGGGCGATCTCGGGGAGTTCGCCCTGATCGAGCGGCTCCGCGGGCTGCTGTCGCCGGATGTCTCCGCCGGCGATGTGATTGTCGGCAACGGCGATGACGCCGCCGTGGTGGACGCCGGCGGGGGGAAATGCTGGGTCCTGACGTGCGATGTCCAGGTGCAGGGGGAGCATTTTCCACGGAAGGGGATTTCCGGATACAGCGTCGGGCAGAAGGCGCTGGCCGTCAACATCAGCGATATCGCCGCGATGGGGGGCGCTCCCCGGTTTGCGATTGTCTCCCTCGGCATTCCGGCCAAGCTGCCGGTTTCTTTCCTGGATGAGCTTTATGAGGGGATCAACGCGAAGGCCGGGCGGTGGGATGTCCTGGTTTTGGGCGGAAACATATCGCGGACGGAGGGCCCATTTTTCATCGATGTTTTCGTGCTGGGGGAGATCGCGCGCGAGGAGATTCTCCTGCGAAGCGGCGCCCAGCCGGGCGATCAGATTCTGGTGACCGGCTATCTGGGCGATGCTGCCGCCGGCCTTCATCTGATTCGCCACCCGGAGCTGAAGGTGCGCGACGAGACGCACACGGTTCTGACGTTCGCGCAGCTCCGGCCGCAGCCCCGGGTGGAGGAGGGCCGTGCCATCGCGAAGCTTCGCCTGGCCCATTCGATGATGGACCTCAGCGACGGGCTGGTGGGTGATTTGGGGCATCTTTGCAAGGCGAGCGGCGTCGGCGCCCTCATCTGGGAGAATGCTCTCCCGATTTCGGGGCATATGCTAGACTTGGCAACAATTTCCCGAATACGGCCGGCGGACTGGGCGCTTCACGGCGGGGAGGACTATGAGCTTCTCCTCACGGCGCCGGTGGAGCACGTGTCGGAGCTGCAAAAGGCCGTGCGCGAGGGTGCGGGCGCGCACCTGACGCCCATCGGCGAGGTGCTTCCCCCCGGGGAGGGGATACTTCTCAAAAAAGGGGAGACGACCGTTCCGCTTGAGGCGAAGACCTGGGACCATTTCCGATCCCCGCGGGATGAACCTGATGCGAAGAAGGCGTAGGAGGATAGTGATGCGGCGATTTTTGGTTCTGTGTGTCCTGCTGGGGATTTTTTCCACCGGGCTTTCGCGTCCGGCGGATGCGGCGGAGCGGCTCAAGCTCGCCACGACGACGAGCACGGACAATTCCGGTCTTCTGAAATGGCTCCATCCGGTTTTTGAGAAAATGTACGGCGTTCAGGTGCACGTCATCGCCGTGGGAACGGGCCAGGCGCTCCGGCTGGGGCAGAATGGCGATGTGGACGTGGTTCTGGTGCACGCCCGGAAGGCGGAGGAAGCGTTCGTCGCGGCCGGCTACGGCGTGGACCGCCGGGAGGTGATGTACAACGATTTTGTCATCGTGGGACCCGCTTCCGATCCGGCCGGGGTGAAGGGCTTGCGCGAGGCGGCCGATGCCCTGCGCCTCATCATGAACAAGAAGGCGCTCTGGTTCAGCCGCGGGGATGATTCGGGAACGCACAAGAAAGAAAAACAGTTCTGGAGCGAGATAGGTTCTCAGCCGAAAGGCGCCTGGTACCGTTCGCTCGGTCAGGGTATGGGCCGCACCCTTCTGATCGCGGACGAGAAAAGAGGATACGTCCTCACGGACCGCGGGACGTACATCGCACTTTCCTCCAACAAGAAAATTTCGCTGAAGGTGCTGGTGGAAAGAGGCAAATCCCTTCTGAATCCCTACAGCGTGATCCGGGTGAATCCGAAGCGCCATCTGCACGTCAACTCCAATCTGGCGCGCCAGTACGCGGATTTTCTCGTGTCGCAGGAGGGGCAGAATCGCATCGCCTCCTTCCGGCTTTCGGGCAAGGTTCTTTTCCATCCCAGCGCCCGGCCGGTGCCGGGGAACTGATCGAGGGGGCCGCGGCGTGGAATTTCTTCTGGATGGGATCGCCGAAGGGATCATGCGGATACTCCGCGCGGACCCCGAGGTGTTCCAGGCGAGCGGCGCCACGCTTCATGTGAGTTTTATTGCCACCGTGCTGGCCTCTCTCGCCGGGTTGCCGCTCGGGTTTTGCCTGGCGAGTTTCCAGTTCCGGGGCAGGGGAGCCGCGATCACGGTCCTGCAGACCCTTCTGGGAACGCCGACGGTGGTCATCGGTCTTTTCGCTTATGGTCTGCTTTCCCGCCGCGGGCCGCTCG
This genomic interval from bacterium contains the following:
- a CDS encoding TlpA disulfide reductase family protein, whose protein sequence is MIKKSLFVSFLVVLAVAAPILSRGGAVAEAGSAFNTLRIVPGDAAPPPDFTFPDLEGKPHRLRDLKGKVVILAFFATWCPLCNEEMPRLKAIHEKYKDRGLTVLAVSIDRAGAGLVRAWVKEKKLTYPVLHDQRYASRRSHNVRFVPTVYLLDRQQKLAAWVIGAADWDRGKGASLIERLLKAPEREKSSAVPKKTTQRP
- the thiE gene encoding thiamine phosphate synthase — encoded protein: MPLDPTLIVITDREILARASGMPLPDAVRAAAAGGATMIQLREKELGGGEMLRTADALKAALEGTGCALTINDRLDVALACGAAGVHLGQSDLPLPRARAVGGEKLIYGVSGGKPEWAARAAADGADYIGAGPIRATGSKADARAPIGVEGLAEVLSHAGGVPVVAIGGVTAEWVAPVIEAGASGIAVIGAVMGAPDPEAAARGLRRLIDGAKR
- the thiL gene encoding thiamine-phosphate kinase, coding for MNQDAPQSAGDLGEFALIERLRGLLSPDVSAGDVIVGNGDDAAVVDAGGGKCWVLTCDVQVQGEHFPRKGISGYSVGQKALAVNISDIAAMGGAPRFAIVSLGIPAKLPVSFLDELYEGINAKAGRWDVLVLGGNISRTEGPFFIDVFVLGEIAREEILLRSGAQPGDQILVTGYLGDAAAGLHLIRHPELKVRDETHTVLTFAQLRPQPRVEEGRAIAKLRLAHSMMDLSDGLVGDLGHLCKASGVGALIWENALPISGHMLDLATISRIRPADWALHGGEDYELLLTAPVEHVSELQKAVREGAGAHLTPIGEVLPPGEGILLKKGETTVPLEAKTWDHFRSPRDEPDAKKA
- a CDS encoding substrate-binding domain-containing protein, producing the protein MRRFLVLCVLLGIFSTGLSRPADAAERLKLATTTSTDNSGLLKWLHPVFEKMYGVQVHVIAVGTGQALRLGQNGDVDVVLVHARKAEEAFVAAGYGVDRREVMYNDFVIVGPASDPAGVKGLREAADALRLIMNKKALWFSRGDDSGTHKKEKQFWSEIGSQPKGAWYRSLGQGMGRTLLIADEKRGYVLTDRGTYIALSSNKKISLKVLVERGKSLLNPYSVIRVNPKRHLHVNSNLARQYADFLVSQEGQNRIASFRLSGKVLFHPSARPVPGN
- a CDS encoding ABC transporter permease; this translates as MEFLLDGIAEGIMRILRADPEVFQASGATLHVSFIATVLASLAGLPLGFCLASFQFRGRGAAITVLQTLLGTPTVVIGLFAYGLLSRRGPLGFADLLFTPGAIIFGLVILAIPILTTFSMTSVRSVDVRVRETALTLGASP